The following are from one region of the Trichoderma breve strain T069 chromosome 5, whole genome shotgun sequence genome:
- a CDS encoding moaE protein domain-containing protein, giving the protein MGDIKDDDANTIWEMSEDGCYVGLTHDYLNLQQAIDKVRSPAAGAIVLFAGTTRDNFAGKPVKELQYTAYNKLALRTMLAICKDILSKHGLKGISMIHRLGTVPIGEESILIAVSSPHRQAAWRAGEEALEACKSRVEVWKKEEFEGEEGIWRANRDGAMGQKVDS; this is encoded by the exons ATGGGAGATATCAAAGATGACGACGCAAATACCATCTGGGAGATGTCTGAAGACGGCTGTTACGTGGGCCTGACACACGATTATCTCAACCTCCAGCAGGCTATAGATAAAGTCCGCAGTCCCGCGGCCGGTGCCATTGTCTTGTTTGCAG GAACAACGCGGGATAACTTTGCCGGGAAGCCTGTAAAGGAACTCCAGTACACAGCTTATAATAAGCTAGCCTTGCGGACAATGTTGGCCATCTGCAAAGACATCCTCAGCAAGCACGGCCTCAAAGGCATCTCTATGATCCATCGCTTAGGCACCGTACCCATTGGAGAAGAAAGTATCCTCATCGCAGTCTCGTCACCACATCGGCAAGCTGCGTGGAGGGCCGGGGAGGAGGCCCTCGAAGCATGCAAATCCAGGGTAGAGGtatggaagaaggaagaattCGAAGGCGAAGAGGGTATTTGGAGGGCAAATCGAGACGGTGCCATGGGACAAAAGGTGGATTCATGA
- a CDS encoding g-patch domain-containing protein, whose amino-acid sequence MRDDQHARSPDRGRDREANRDSRHARSRDRDRDRERDRDRDRDYYHDDHQPSRQGLLPMADELSLTANLPTGQRGYSQSPSRDDDMYGNAWDRRDHHSRPHRQPPSAAPEYRDAHDARPRRSLSPRDWSHDNQGRMYNDDYHRGRHDQDRGYDYGSSSSYRDRRSYNSRSPHGDYYSRSRSRSPAREGGRLREAGLPSDTVIFEGLPVRVDAMELRESIIRDCISDNYSLVDVRITYSKGKRRAFIQFEEVDHAAAFVNENFPKVLITLPHTTDEVPDGRISAYIHFAHRREDAETRASGAGGGQWICQPCGFNNYSSRTKCKRCGSSPSSSTMRLSLNPAADAADAPTQILVVYPLTAFVNEDMFATDMKRLELEKLDPASQKLVPGSKLQSTAPADRAARTGARPGSLHRVFLMRDPNTNESVKYGFAEFWTLQDAVDAMAKIKLLPSFTVAACAVNVSHIHMGVFVPEEREVTPETERFSFTPLFNTTLRVRYRDLRAYPSQKVLSAEPPETMNADGEPKGSDPSGNNKKPKKRKADDPQGAAAAKRAVPAMAGHMAMWQKKHEEIHTGESDNKTAAKQPPPALKSSKEAPIKFSFTGASMQASGPRAGSSVPVHPAPPAPSSAPPPPPEEQNNDDMPAAKPDVQAQDEKPITYADRDKLQCLLCMRKFKSLDELGRHGNSKLHAEKLLDEQSVKSAVERLSKRGIQLPKQTEAGDDSSTTAPQYRDRAKERREQWNQPKKPPPAPADKGASGPQKDQGKAPVQEKAPAQSKGAGMLAKMGWMSGSGLGANAEGRTESIVTHVYRQGVGLGAEGANLGDAQAMGESRTLNKRKDYVDAVNDRARERFFNEFGEKKDDEPSSEDKKED is encoded by the exons ATGCGCGACGACCAGCACGCACGATCCCCAGACCGGGGCAGAGATCGTGAAGCCAACCGCGACTCTCGCCATGCTCGAtcgagagacagagacagagaccGAGAAcgagaccgagaccgagaTCGAGACTACTACCACGACGACCACCAACCATCGCGGCAGG GGCTTTTACCTATGGCTGATGAATTGAGCTTGACGGCTAACTTGCCCACGGGACAACGAGGCTATTCACAGTCTCCATCCAGGGACGACGACATGTACGGCAACGCGTGGGACCGGCGCGACCATCACTCCCGGccgcatcgccagcctcCCTCCGCTGCGCCAGAATACCGAGACGCTCATGACGCGCGCCCGAGGCGAAGCCTGAGCCCTCGTGACTGGAGCCATGACAACCAAGGCAGAATGTATAACGACGACTATCACCGCGGGCGTCATGACCAAGACAGAGGCTACGACTAtggctcctcctcttcctaCCGTGATAGGAGATCCTACAACTCTCGATCACCACATGGAGATTATTACAGCAGGAGTCGTTCTCGCAGTCCCGCCAGAGAGGGTGGCCGATTGAGAGAGGCAGGGTTGCCCAGTGATACCGTTATTTTCGAAGGGTTGCCTGTCAGGGTAGACGCTATGGAG TTACGAGAGAGCATTATCCGCGATTGCATTTCCGACAATTACTCTCTCGTCGATGTTCGGATAACGTATTCCAAAG gaaaacgcCGAGCTTTTATCCAGTTTGAGGAAGTTGATCATGCAGCCGCCTTTGTCAATGAAAACTTTCCCAAAGTCCTCATCACACTACCTCACACGACTGATGAAGTCCCAGATGGCAGAATCAGCGCTTACATCCACTTTGCCCATCGCAGGGAGGACGCAGAAACACGTGCTTCCGGCGCCGGTGGTGGCCAATGGATCTGCCAACCT TGCGGCTTCAACAACTACTCTTCGCGCACCAAATGCAAGCGCTGTGGCTCATCCCCATCAT CTTCCACAATGCGATTAAGTCTAAATCCCGCTGCTGATGCCGCCGATGCGCCGACCCAGATCCTAGTGGTTTATCCTCTAACTGCCTTTGTCAACGAGGACATGTTCGCTACAGACATGAAGCGGCTGGAACTTGAAAAGCTTgacccagccagccagaagcTGGTACCAGGCTCGAAGCTCCAGTCAACTGCCCCAGCTGATCGTGCTGCTCGGACTGGTGCACGCCCGGGGTCGCTCCACCGCGTATTCTTAATGCGCGATCCGAATACAAACGAGTCTGTCAAATATGGCTTTGCCGAGTTTTGGACTCTGCAGGATGCTGTCGATGCCATGGCTAAAATCAAGTTGCTGCCATCCTTCACTGTTGCAGCCTGTGCTGTCAACGTGTCTCACATTCATATGGGGGTCTTTGTCCCAGAGGAACGTGAGGTTACTCCCGAGACAGAACGATTTTCCTTTACTCCCTTATTCAACACCACCCTCCGCGTCCGGTATCGTGATTTGCGAGCCTACCCTAGCCAGAAAGTCCTATCTGCTGAGCCTCCTGAGACTATGAATGCAGACGGAGAGCCAAAGGGGAGTGATCCGAGTGGAAACAACAAGaaaccgaagaagagaaaggcagaTGACCCTcaaggtgctgctgcggccaagAGGGCAGTCCCTGCAATGGCTGGCCATATGGCTAtgtggcagaagaagcatgAAGAGATTCACACAGGGGAGTCTGACAACAAGACCGCTGCCAAGCAGCCACCACCCGCCCTAAAGAGTTCAAAGGAAGCGCCCATCAAATTTTCATTTACTGGAGCATCGATGCAGGCCTCGGGTCCTCGGGCGGGTTCGTCAGTCCCAGTCCATCCCGCACCCCCCGCGCCCTCTTCAGCCCCTCCACCTCCGCCAGAGGAACAAAATAACGATGATATGCCTGCGGCCAAGCCTGACGTTCAGGCTCAAGATGAAAAGCCAATCACGTATGCGGACCGAGACAAACTCCAATGTCTTCTTTGCATGCGTAAATTTAAGTCATTAGACGAGCTGGGTCGCCATGGGAATTCGAAGCTCCATGCAGAGAAGCTGCTAGATGAGCAGTCCGTCAAGAGCGCGGTAGAGAGGCTAAGCAAACGAGGTATTCAGCTACCAAAACAAActgaagctggtgatgattCCAGCACCACAGCACCACAATATCGAGACAGAGCCAAGGAACGACGCGAGCAGTGGAACCAACCCAAGAAGCCACCGCCTGCTCCAGCAGACAAGGGCGCTTCGGGTCCCCAGAAGGACCAAGGCAAGGCTCCTGTGCAGGAGAAGGCTCCGGCGCAGTCCAAAGGCGCTGGCATGCTTGCCAAGATGGGCTGGATGTCTGGAAGCGGCTTGGGTGCCAATGCTGAGGGGCGCACCGAGAGCATCGTCACCCATGTGTACAGGCAAGGCGTGGGCCTTGGAGCCGAAGGTGCTAATCTGGGAGACGCGCAGGCAATGGGAGAGAGCAGGACGCTCAACAAGCGCAAGGACTatgttgatgccgtcaacgACCGGGCGAGAGAGCGGTTCTTCAACGAGtttggagagaagaaggatgatgagCCAAGCAGCGAGGACAAGAAAGAGGATTGA